The region CTCGGATCTTCGAAATCGACGCTCTACATCGCATGAGAAAAGACTTTGGGCAAAATAGAAACTCCAGTTGGCTTCAGGGAACAAAAGATCCGCCCTCTTGCAGAAATGTGCTCACATTAATACTATTCGCATTCGTGTCGGGATGTTGCAATGGGCCCAGCGGCCGCCCTATAAATACCCGATACACGACCCCGCCCCCCGtccctccctcttctctcttccctcctccaacgcccGACTCAATTCCACAAACCTCACAAAAGCAAACCCAAGCTCAAACCCTTAAGAAACCTTTCTTAAAAACACCACTACATCTCAAAATGGGTATGTTGTTTGCCCCTTTCGTTCCCAGTGTGTTTCATCCAGCGGGGTCAATGGCGGGGTATCATTCCTGTCCATTCCCATCCCTGTCAGGGCAATCAGCCCAGAGATGTTGCACGAATGATAATACTAGCCGAAGGCGTCGAAAGAGACGAGTATGATGCTAACGCTGGATCCTACAGCTCACGGTTGCTCCTGCGGTGATTCTTGCCAGTGCCCTGCCGGCCAGTGCAACTGCCCTGTAAGCCGCACCCTGACTTTGTTACCTGTTACATATTGTTGAAATCGTCGCCTTGCTAATGGATGTCGCATAACAGAAGAACTAAAAATCTCCAAGAATATGTGTTGATGAACGGAAGCGGACCGGAGAGATGTCGTTGCTGAATCATGGAATGGGTGGTTGACCTGGTGCCCCGGAATATGTTCGTAGCGCGAGAGCACCGATAGTGATAAATTCTACCATCAGATCCTGTTTCTAGCATTCCTTCTGGGCACTTCATGTTTTTAAAGCTGTAGTCCTCAAGTTACTCATGAGTACCTTTGGAAAGActttccttccccttctcgCTCCGGATGTCAATCAGTAACGGAGTGCCCCGCCCTCAAGTTTCCGTCAAGgtccatcatcaccctcgccctctttTTGCAATAATCAGATGTTATTCGGCGATCCGCCCGATCCTCGCACGGTGCGGCTGTCGCGGGTTCTAGGAGATAGTGGGCACTGCGCCATTATCGCTAATGCAGGAAATACTGGCATAGATCCATCTCACCccccaccatggccaggGCGACCAGTCCCAGAGTCTGTCTTGAAAGCAACCTTCCACGTTGTCAAGGCATTTTTGCGCCCTTTTTGCCCTTCTTAATAACGCATATTACGTTAAACAGTGACGTTTTCCATCGAACTCTCAACTCAGATTACGTGGTGTAGGCAGCTTGCACCCTCGCTCGAGCGTGAAGGAAGGCAAGCTGGACTGGGTGCCTAAGCTCAAGCTCCAGGTGACTGATTGCCAGGTGGTCATCAAGAACACAGCCTCACCAATGGGCGTTCGATTCTTGATGCTGTGGGAGATAAGATGCTGTAGGACTAGCGCATATCAGGTAATATTAAGACGCCTGCGACTTGCTCGTCTGCTCGAACGTGCAACGGCCACTCCTCGGACTACGGACGAAGATCCAACtaggtaataaaatatcGTAAATAGTGATGAGTTGACAAGCTCTGGGAGACCTTTCTCATTGCTAGCCTCACCTTTCTCTTTGGAACTATGATAGGAGGAGGGATCTCGAAGTTGAACGTGGCATGACATCGATCGACCACACCGTGGACTGTGAAGCTGCAGGCCAGAGGGGACACTTGCACCTATCAAGGAAAGCAGGCCAACACTTCTTCATCCAGTTTCTTCTCTATTACCGCATCGCATGGACCCCAACGTATCGTATCATGCACGTCAACAACCCAACCCCCACACCCTGTTCCTACCTAGTAGTAACGCCGTGCCCGTCCCCTCCCACCCTCAACCTGCAGTAACTAACCACAGTCGTTCCCCTACACGCAagagaaaaagcaaaaccaaGCGTTGAGTTTCAGAGACTCAGCATGACTCCGATCACCGTAGCAGGGGCCctcaagaagaaaacaaatcGGAAGACGATTGGGGACTAACACAGCCAGATTATTGGAAGATGTCCGCCAACATACCCACACCCACGCCATTTCAGACTGTGCTGTGCTGGGCTTTGCTCCACTATATGGTTTATCCAGTCAATCATCGCCGCATATGCTGTGTAACTGATAGTAGAGCTTCTGAATGGGGGAGACGAAGAGGGGAAAGAAGTATGGATGAATGATGTAGTGTCCGGAGCAAAGAAGCCTGAAGAAGCTATATAAAGGCCTCTCTTCCCTCACACCCTTGTCTCTcctctcttttcttatccatccatccatcacaACCATTCAACCCAAACAAGCATCTACTTCGTCAGGTtcaaacaccaccaccaacccaaACCAGTCAACATGTCTCCCTGCACCTGCAACTGCTGCTCCGGCGAGTGCAACTCTTGCGCCTGCAACAGCTGCTCCGTATGTCATTTCCATCTCGTCTCATCTTCCTGTCCCTACTTCACTATCTTAGGAAACTAACCGGATTCCTCCCTCTAGCACTAAATCCCCTAAACTCTTCGAGCGAGCATCCCTCTCGTCAATAAACACCTCGAGGTCGATACTCAACACCCGTCGGTAACGATGGAGTGAACGGACTTACGCATCTGGGTCGGAGTCGAGGCTGAGGGCCttgttttgctttgtttgtgTTTTTGAGATCATTATAGTGAATTTATACATATCTACACATATACGCTTTATATTGAGAACTGTTTTGACTTGACCACTTCGTGTTCTTGTATTCGTAGACCGTATAGTTAAGTTATGGACTGGATGGTGTATCCGAAAACTGTGGCCCTACTAGCCAGGTTCCAGCTTTTTACCCTCGCTTCCTTGAAACGTCACGCTCGACCATGTCCGATCTATCTTCATTAACAATCAGATCTGCTGATACTGATAAAAGGCCGTGTGTCTCTATGCAGAACGCCTGTCCTCAAGGCCACTTCTAGACACCGAGTCACTCATCAGTGCTAGTGTACTCATCGTCGGTagcctcttcgtcttcttcctcgtcgtctttttctttttcttccatACTAGATAGGAAGGCCTCCCTGAGTTCGGCACCGAGTAGCATGCCGATATCTTGGCCTATCCGTTTGTCCAGTTCTTCATCTGGTTCAAATGTATTCATTTCGAGCAACGATGGTGGCAGCTCGATACCCGAAACGCAGCGTGCAAGGGTAACAAGCGTGGACCTATGTAGATAACGGCCCATAGTGGGCCAGAAGTTATGCCTATTGACCTTTTCATTGACTGTATTGTTGCCGCTGGCCTTGGCGTAAAGGTACGACATGACAAAACGAAAGAAGAGGTAACGGCGGGCGGGTCGGTTGTCACCGAGGAAGGTCAGCTCCTTTTTGTCAATATCCTGCAAATTCAATTGTTAGTACGTAGCTCATTTGATTGATGGAGTCTGCAAGGAGAGAACTGACCTCAACGCGAACAACGACTCTTTTCGGACCTTTGGGGGTGCGGGGACCCCACCACACTACCTCCTTGGCCTTAGTCTCGTCGAGTACTATGCACTGCCATCTAGTGGGTGCTGTGATATCTCCAGCAATCGGCACGATGGCGATCGTTCCTTCGTCTAGTCTCTTTTCGACGGCGGCTGCTAAAGTGATTCCTGTTCAAGGAAGACGTAAGTTATCCATACACTGAATTTGAACCAAATGTGGACGTGAACTCTTACCGTTACGGCAATCGGATAACACTCCTTCTCTAGCCCCGAAGAGAAACGATACTTCATCGTTGGATAGCCTTTTCGGGACAAGGTGGGCAGCTTTGATCTCGGCGGGTGGTAGATACGTCTCGAGTACATGGCACCACACACAGCTCCCATCTTCGGGGTCAGTTGCGTTGTAGTATTGGACCACGTCTTTCCTGAACCGATTCTGGTTAAAATACCTCGCCTTCTTTTGATTGCTCAACGCCGCCATAACTCGGGCTACCATGGTGGAAGCGTAGGCCCGTTCCAGGTGCCCGTCACCCGGCTCTGTGGTGCGGTACCTTTTCACTTGAAGTTCTTCCGTTAAGTCATCTTCAATCAGCCTCTTCTGACGTTTCAAAACCTTGAGGTTTTGGGACAGGCTTTTGAAGGAACCCAGAAATGGCTGTATTTCGGTAGAAAACTCCTCATCGTTGATCAGCCATTCAGTCTTTACCTCGTCTAATCTGTCACGAAAGCAACGGATCCAGTCGAGCTCGGCTTCTATGACGGCCACTTTCGTGCCCAAAAAGTCCGATACTGTCGAGCGAACGGACATTTGAGACAACTGGGATGCGGCGCTAACAGAACGGTGTTTCTGCTGAGCAGTAAGGGAATCGAGCCTTTTCTTAGGCAATAGTGAGAAGATCCTCTGGGGAATATCGAGTTTTAACTTGAGTGAGGAGAAATAAGATGTGACGAGAGATGGGAGGTGGTAAGAGATGCCCTCATACTAAGTTTGTGTTATTGACTCTTTAGGTTCAGGGAACGTCCATTCACGAACCATGGTTCGTTGCAAGATTCACTAAATCTGGAAATAATACGGTCAACCACATATAAACTGGCAGGGAAATATCTGTTTGATGTTACTAAGGTCCGCTGGAGAGGGTCTGAGAATCCAACGCTGTATGCAATTCAATCTAGTAGTACCTAGTAACATCCCTGTACATAAACATCTATGTCCATCACAGTTCATCCTTAGCCCTTGGAGCCACGTTTCCGGGCTCCTCCCCGCCGGTGCAAACAGCCGGCGTGGTAGCTCTCATCGAATAAACGCATTTTTCATCCTCGGCGACCTTCAAGATCTCATCATTCTCGCCACACTCCAGGATAACGGTTGTCGATCGAGCCGGTCCATTCCAGCAGCCTTGGCCCTTTGTGTACTCCAAAGACGTCCTAGGCACCTGGATGATTTCGCCGGTTTCGTTCAGCTCGTCGATGCTGACGGTTGAGATGCGTTCGAACTTGCCCATCCGCGCGGTGGAACCACCCTTTTTGGGGATTTGCTTCGTCTGGTCAAGGAAACAGTGCTCATAAGTGTACTCGCCGGCATCCTTCTGGACGCAAACGCCTTTGAGTGCACGGAAGATAGAGGCGACGCCGTAGTCGGTTTCAAGGTCCTTCTCTTGTCCCCTAAGTTGGTTCTTAAAATCATTGATCTCCTTCTCTACAGCCTTCACCGCGTCGCGGGCCTGTGTCACTGCCTTggattcagattcagattctTGATCCTTGGGAGGCAGGATGCCGCTCTCTTCAAGGACAGCTGTTACAACGTCAACTTTGCTTTCTATGAACGAAACAAGAGAAGGGGGTAGGTAGGCTGCGAGTTTGTAGACTGGGTATCCGGTTAGTTGAAAGCAATATGATTAGGAAGCTGAACATACTGGCACTAGGTTCATCGTCACTTTCATTCTCCCACTTCTCCCAGTGGATTCCCGACTGTTCATTGTCCGCTTGAGATATCGTATCCCAGTCACGATCGCGTGCACTGTTTAGAACAGTCTCCACGGTTCCTCGGGCAGCGTAGTCCTCCCAGCCGCGCACAGCGCGCTTGACTCCCTCGTCGTTAAAGTTCGGGTTGTACTCGACCTTGAACTTGGACAAaatatcttcaagctcctgGACACGAGTCCGAATTTCATCCCTCTCTTTACGTACGTCCACCAACGCATTCCGGAGTTCTTCCACACGGCCCTTGGCGAGTTGAGTAAGGACATTCACTTTGCCCGTTTTCTTCCCCTTCACAACCTTGGtcgcttccttctttttAACCTCCTCGAGATCAGCCTCCAGATTGTTCAACTTGATCTCGTTGCTCTCAATCTCGATCTTGAGCGCAGCGATCTGatcctcgacttccttctgctgcctGCCCGCATCCACAAGTAGATcacgcttcttcttcagagcCGCCGTCATAGATTTCtgcctcttctcctcctttttGCGCCATTCCTTGCCAATCTCCTTGCACTTATC is a window of Aspergillus puulaauensis MK2 DNA, chromosome 4, nearly complete sequence DNA encoding:
- a CDS encoding HNH endonuclease signature motif containing protein (COG:S;~EggNog:ENOG410PR8B) produces the protein MSVRSTVSDFLGTKVAVIEAELDWIRCFRDRLDEVKTEWLINDEEFSTEIQPFLGSFKSLSQNLKVLKRQKRLIEDDLTEELQVKRYRTTEPGDGHLERAYASTMVARVMAALSNQKKARYFNQNRFRKDVVQYYNATDPEDGSCVWCHVLETYLPPAEIKAAHLVPKRLSNDEVSFLFGAREGVLSDCRNGITLAAAVEKRLDEGTIAIVPIAGDITAPTRWQCIVLDETKAKEVVWWGPRTPKGPKRVVVRVEDIDKKELTFLGDNRPARRYLFFRFVMSYLYAKASGNNTVNEKVNRHNFWPTMGRYLHRSTLVTLARCVSGIELPPSLLEMNTFEPDEELDKRIGQDIGMLLGAELREAFLSSMEEKEKDDEEEDEEATDDEYTSTDE
- a CDS encoding putative protein kinase C substrate (BUSCO:EOG0926195C;~COG:O;~EggNog:ENOG410PG93;~InterPro:IPR026874,IPR036607,IPR028146,IPR039794, IPR009011;~PFAM:PF13015,PF07915;~SECRETED:SignalP(1-22);~go_process: GO:0006491 - N-glycan processing [Evidence IEA]); translated protein: MILSQKSLFLVSFAACSTLVAAAGDDPARPRGVGPEFAKFYKDGTTFSCISHPAVQIPFSAVNDDFCDCPDGSDEPGTAACAHLSGNSPLNVAHLPGHSNDDLKAALPGFYCKNKGHKPSYLPFQRVNDGICDYELCCDGSDEWARVGGTKCEDKCKEIGKEWRKKEEKRQKSMTAALKKKRDLLVDAGRQQKEVEDQIAALKIEIESNEIKLNNLEADLEEVKKKEATKVVKGKKTGKVNVLTQLAKGRVEELRNALVDVRKERDEIRTRVQELEDILSKFKVEYNPNFNDEGVKRAVRGWEDYAARGTVETVLNSARDRDWDTISQADNEQSGIHWEKWENESDDEPSAIYKLAAYLPPSLVSFIESKVDVVTAVLEESGILPPKDQESESESKAVTQARDAVKAVEKEINDFKNQLRGQEKDLETDYGVASIFRALKGVCVQKDAGEYTYEHCFLDQTKQIPKKGGSTARMGKFERISTVSIDELNETGEIIQVPRTSLEYTKGQGCWNGPARSTTVILECGENDEILKVAEDEKCVYSMRATTPAVCTGGEEPGNVAPRAKDEL